In one Vulgatibacter incomptus genomic region, the following are encoded:
- a CDS encoding sugar transferase: MLKQHARFVDLCVRLADLILFTLALPAAHFAYAHAPMARWGPPPIEILWVRVVAVLLLWITASAISQVYGTYRTRGIIEELGRIARALALVAVVTLAVLFSADTRLPRLLIGLYFAIASGLLVSSRLVVRMTARALRRSGYNMRRYAIVGTGSAAEEVAITFAKHPQWGFELAGFILLDEAPVRSPSGRVLGSLSDLARILDEQVLDEIVFAVPRERLNTIEPAVKMCEDQGVTVVVSLEPLHLGMGRMSLFELSDLSMLVFIRTPSDILPLAAKRLFDIVVSLAAMIVLTPVFLIVAAAIRLESRGPVFFKQTRVGLNGRPFTMVKFRSMFRDAEQRLQALRALNEVSGPVFKMKNDPRVTRVGRFIRKTSIDELPQFWNVFRGQMSIVGPRPPIPSEVQQYQRWQRRRLSVRPGLTCTWQVSGRSGISFDRWMELDLEYIDNWSLWQDMQICLKTIPAVITARGAQ, encoded by the coding sequence ATGCTCAAACAGCACGCTCGATTCGTCGATCTTTGCGTCCGCCTGGCCGATTTGATCCTCTTCACGCTCGCACTTCCGGCGGCACATTTCGCTTACGCTCACGCTCCGATGGCGCGCTGGGGGCCGCCGCCGATCGAGATTCTCTGGGTGCGCGTGGTCGCGGTCCTGCTCCTCTGGATCACCGCCTCCGCGATCTCCCAGGTGTACGGCACCTACCGCACCCGGGGCATCATCGAGGAGCTCGGGCGCATCGCGAGGGCCCTCGCGCTCGTCGCCGTGGTGACGCTCGCGGTCCTCTTCAGCGCCGACACGCGCCTGCCGCGTCTCCTGATCGGCCTCTACTTCGCGATCGCCAGCGGCCTGCTCGTCTCCAGCCGGCTCGTCGTGAGGATGACCGCCCGGGCCCTGCGCCGGAGCGGGTACAACATGCGGCGGTACGCGATCGTCGGTACGGGGAGCGCCGCCGAAGAGGTCGCGATCACCTTCGCGAAACACCCGCAGTGGGGCTTCGAGCTCGCCGGCTTCATCCTGCTGGACGAGGCACCGGTGCGGTCCCCGAGCGGAAGGGTCCTCGGTTCCCTCTCGGACCTCGCCCGGATCCTCGACGAGCAGGTGCTCGACGAGATCGTCTTCGCCGTCCCGCGCGAGCGCCTGAACACGATCGAGCCGGCCGTGAAGATGTGCGAGGACCAGGGCGTGACCGTGGTGGTGTCGCTCGAGCCGCTGCACCTGGGCATGGGGCGGATGTCCCTCTTCGAGCTCTCCGACCTGTCGATGCTGGTCTTCATCCGCACCCCGTCGGACATACTGCCCCTCGCGGCCAAGCGGCTCTTCGACATCGTCGTGAGCCTCGCCGCCATGATCGTGCTGACGCCCGTCTTCTTGATTGTCGCGGCGGCGATCCGCCTCGAGTCCCGGGGGCCGGTGTTCTTCAAGCAGACGCGGGTCGGGCTCAACGGCCGACCCTTCACCATGGTGAAGTTCCGCTCCATGTTCCGCGACGCGGAGCAGCGGCTGCAGGCGCTGCGCGCCCTCAACGAGGTGAGCGGGCCGGTGTTCAAGATGAAGAACGACCCCCGCGTCACCCGGGTCGGCCGCTTCATCCGGAAGACCTCCATCGACGAGCTGCCGCAGTTCTGGAACGTCTTCCGCGGGCAGATGAGCATCGTCGGGCCGCGGCCTCCGATCCCCTCCGAGGTCCAGCAGTACCAGCGGTGGCAGCGTCGCCGGCTCTCGGTCCGGCCGGGCCTCACCTGCACCTGGCAGGTCAGCGGTCGCAGCGGGATCTCCTTCGACCGCTGGATGGAGCTCGACCTCGAGTACATCGACAACTGGTCGCTCTGGCAGGACATGCAGATCTGCCTGAAGACGATTCCGGCCGTGATCACCGCCCGAGGCGCGCAGTAG
- a CDS encoding DUF6178 family protein, giving the protein MSELSTQWLRSERASLAKARGRRKLDVILDSRQPEALVASLPAEDLFFAIQEIGLADSAPIVRLATPEQFRLFVDLDAWKGDEIDPEKVLLWLRLARGPEDEEYRARLAGLDLEVLELLLRGIVRVFDLEEDGEPPDELEGTIEHTAEGRFVLVYPSEGAEYAAARRLIQDLYAEDPFRAGRLLYAVRWELESELNETAWRWRNARLADLGFPSPQEAASLYAKVDPSAPLPAPGAPPDEPPGFFLASLESGTLLDRALGLLPDEARDELQLQLVAVMNASFVADRVDVSDSDAVRAQAQAVRATIELGLSQLAGDEPVRASTLLAGASLKHLFQVGFTCTLELSWKAQRLVRELPLRLAANGAFLPDAPDGDALETLLRRRPRYHGGLDGPGARAEVRAFATHDEILRAGAALDRIEALGLSLKAAGLEPARAAASVIEAWGDAGISRARFGELFVTAAAREASGLDFAFASLPASMLDEAARAAFDDDARLRPAFRQGAIAALERAAGAIEAPVRAAAEAALDRLEAEVGPQLLAEGRLDPRFAAPWIVPA; this is encoded by the coding sequence ATGTCCGAGCTCTCCACGCAGTGGCTTCGTTCCGAGCGTGCCTCCCTCGCCAAAGCGCGAGGGCGGCGCAAGCTCGACGTGATCCTCGATAGCCGGCAGCCGGAAGCGCTGGTCGCCAGCCTCCCCGCCGAGGATCTCTTCTTCGCGATCCAGGAGATCGGCCTCGCGGACTCCGCGCCGATCGTCCGCCTCGCCACTCCGGAGCAGTTCCGTCTCTTCGTCGACCTCGACGCCTGGAAGGGCGACGAGATCGACCCCGAGAAGGTCCTGCTCTGGCTGCGCCTTGCGCGCGGCCCGGAGGACGAAGAGTACCGCGCCCGCCTCGCAGGCCTGGACCTCGAGGTCCTCGAGCTCCTGCTCCGGGGGATCGTGCGGGTCTTCGACCTCGAAGAGGACGGCGAGCCCCCCGACGAGCTGGAAGGCACGATCGAGCACACGGCGGAGGGGCGTTTCGTCCTCGTCTACCCGTCCGAAGGCGCCGAATACGCCGCTGCTCGCCGGCTGATCCAGGATCTCTACGCCGAAGACCCGTTCCGCGCGGGACGGCTGCTCTATGCCGTGCGCTGGGAGCTCGAGAGCGAGCTCAACGAGACCGCGTGGCGCTGGCGGAACGCGCGGCTGGCCGACCTGGGCTTTCCCTCGCCCCAGGAGGCCGCGAGCCTCTACGCCAAGGTCGATCCCTCGGCCCCGCTGCCGGCTCCGGGTGCGCCGCCCGACGAGCCGCCGGGCTTCTTCCTGGCGAGCCTCGAGAGCGGCACTCTCCTCGACCGCGCGCTGGGCCTCCTCCCCGACGAGGCCCGCGACGAGCTGCAGCTCCAGCTCGTCGCGGTGATGAACGCCTCCTTCGTGGCCGATCGCGTCGACGTCTCCGACTCCGACGCCGTCCGCGCACAGGCCCAGGCGGTCCGCGCGACGATCGAGCTCGGCCTGTCGCAGCTCGCAGGCGACGAACCCGTCCGTGCCTCCACCCTCCTGGCCGGCGCGTCGCTGAAGCACCTCTTCCAGGTCGGCTTCACGTGCACGCTGGAGCTCTCGTGGAAGGCCCAGCGGCTGGTCCGCGAGCTGCCCCTGCGGCTCGCGGCGAACGGGGCGTTCCTTCCCGACGCACCGGACGGCGACGCCCTCGAGACGCTCCTCCGGCGTCGCCCGCGCTACCACGGGGGCCTCGATGGGCCCGGGGCGCGAGCCGAGGTCCGGGCCTTCGCCACCCATGACGAGATCCTCCGCGCGGGCGCCGCCCTCGACCGGATCGAGGCGCTGGGCCTGTCGCTGAAGGCGGCGGGCCTCGAGCCCGCGCGCGCCGCCGCCTCGGTGATCGAGGCGTGGGGCGACGCGGGCATCTCGCGCGCTCGCTTCGGCGAGCTCTTCGTCACGGCGGCGGCGCGAGAGGCCTCGGGCCTCGATTTCGCGTTCGCATCGCTCCCGGCTTCGATGCTCGACGAGGCGGCCCGCGCCGCCTTCGACGACGACGCGCGCTTGCGTCCGGCGTTCCGCCAGGGCGCGATCGCGGCGCTCGAGCGCGCAGCCGGCGCAATCGAGGCGCCCGTTCGAGCCGCGGCGGAGGCAGCCCTCGACCGCCTCGAGGCCGAGGTCGGGCCGCAGCTCCTCGCGGAAGGACGCCTGGACCCGCGCTTCGCCGCTCCTTGGATCGTCCCGGCCTGA
- the rpmB gene encoding 50S ribosomal protein L28, whose product MARRCEICDKGPLVGNNVSHANNKTKRRTLPNLQRIKANVGGRPMRVRVCTRCIKANKVEKAG is encoded by the coding sequence ATGGCTCGCCGTTGTGAGATCTGCGACAAGGGTCCCCTCGTTGGGAACAACGTTTCCCACGCGAACAACAAGACCAAGCGGCGCACGCTCCCGAACCTGCAGCGCATCAAGGCCAACGTCGGTGGCCGCCCGATGCGCGTTCGCGTCTGCACCCGCTGCATCAAGGCCAACAAGGTCGAGAAGGCCGGCTAA